GCTTTTCTCTTTCAGCTCATGCTGGCTCGACTCGTTTTCAATTCCTTGCCGCATCGGTTCGGATATCACTTGCGAAAGTGTCAACGCCGAAATCAATAACGCTGCGGCCAAACTCGCCGCAATCGGCAACATCCGTCTATAATTCCGGTGTTTCTTCCGCTTCCTTCGGCTCATCTCGATCGATCGCATGATTCGGTCGGTCGACGATTGCAAAGGCATTTGTTCATAGGCTCGCTTTTGCTCTTCCATTAAGTCCTTAAACATTTCATCGTACATATCTTTCACCCCCTTCGTCGTTTTCCAGCGCCTTTTTCAGCTGTCCCCTCGCCCTTGAAATACGGGTTTTCACTGTCGAGAGGGGGGTCGACATGATGTCGGCAATTTCTTCGTATTTCTTTTCGTGAAAATAAAACAAAACGAGCGGAACTCGGTACTTTTCGTCCAATTCGGTGATCAACCGATGCAAGCGGCGATGCTCGTCCCTCGCCAGCAGTCGATGTTCGACCGGCTCCGAGTCCGGTTGCCGTTCTTGCGCCAATTTCTCGGTCCTGTCGCGATTTCGTTTATCCTTTCTCATGAAATCGCGCAACACATTCAGCGTTATCTGATACAGCCAGGTCGTGAATTTTCCGGATGTATATTTGTCAAAGAAACGGTACACACGCAAAAACACTTCCTGCGTG
The Bacillales bacterium genome window above contains:
- a CDS encoding RNA polymerase sigma factor, yielding MDEQRLIDRAKSGDTAAFQTLVEMYLPIVERFAYQIGSPPAHIEDITQEVFLRVYRFFDKYTSGKFTTWLYQITLNVLRDFMRKDKRNRDRTEKLAQERQPDSEPVEHRLLARDEHRRLHRLITELDEKYRVPLVLFYFHEKKYEEIADIMSTPLSTVKTRISRARGQLKKALENDEGGERYVR